One stretch of Daphnia pulicaria isolate SC F1-1A chromosome 8, SC_F0-13Bv2, whole genome shotgun sequence DNA includes these proteins:
- the LOC124352644 gene encoding F-box-like/WD repeat-containing protein TBL1XR1 isoform X1, whose translation MPLFPAPLQFMETDRAVVITTKKQQRWISRFHPTKPILACGSCQVVLFKTTNASSPFLHWREKQMKFGPSLNKRITALEWNLSGTQLAIGCEDGDVIVWNYPNVDIVFQINRHLNGVHDIKWNPFEHDVLATIQSGQTRLLIWHSYIRLHSKSNLYCTIEESNKDCNRQIKWVSSVEYKRITLVEWIAKNVVALGFSNGLIEITEIDECESARSRVIQKFKHNDGITSLIWNERIQYLASSSYDKTIKVWSINTNKPIHNQSFDSYCYTLAWRPNGKIGDGIEDTRKMQDNFNFACGLKDGSIVMWNPLDNFAEKKKLKIDGHVTALSFSAHGQFLASAEHNQCINIWSTEVLFGNLFFDSSYRYRVIVALNQNNIPLINFYCILKQNQTWTPVFIGKSNLNAVLQGFSWLSPSSTTDTDCKLVVNSTTKKIQVIEYKKDGWPKFLQQTQINLPNKNRF comes from the exons ATGCCACTATTCCCAGCTCCAC TTCAGTTCATGGAAACTGACAGGGCAGTGGTGATAACAACTAAAAAGCAACAACGTTGGATATCCCGTTTCCATCCAACTAAGCCAATTCTAGCCTGCGGTTCTTGTCAAGTAGTTTTATTTAAGACAACTAATGCTTCCTCCCCTTTTTTACATTGgagggaaaaacaaatgaaatttggCCCAAGTCTAAACAAGCGAATTACTGCACTTGAATGGAAc ttaagtGGGACCCAACTGGCTATCGGATGCGAAGACGGCGATGTCATTGTCTGGAATTATCCAAACGTCGATATCGTTTTCCAAATAAATCGCCATTTAAATGGGGTTCATGATATTAAATGGAATCCATTTGAACATGATGTTTTGGCTACTATTCAAAGT GGTCAAACAAGATTGCTGATATGGCATTCTTACATAAGGCTTCACTCAAAGTCAAATCTTTACTGCACAATTGAGGAATCAAACAAAGATTGCAACAGACAAATCAAATGGGTTTCTAGCGTTGAATACAAGAGAATAACCCTGGTGGAATGGATCGCAAAAAACGTCGTAGCTCTCGGTTTTTCCAATGGCCTTATCGAGATTACTGAAATTGATGAATGTGAATCAGCAAGGAGTCGAGTCatacaaaaattcaaacacaat GATGGCATAACCTCCTTGATTTGGAATGAAAGAATTCAATATTTGGCATCCAGTTCATATGACAAAACGATCAAG GTTTGGTCCATAAACACGAACAAGCCCATACACAACCAAAGCTTTGATTCCTATTGCTACACATTGGCTTGGAGGCCGAACGGGAAAATAGGAGACGGAATTGAGGATACTAGGAAAATGCAagacaatttcaatttcgcttg TGGATTAAAAGATGGGTCCATTGTGATGTGGAATCCGTTAGATAATTtcgcggaaaaaaagaaattaaaaattgatggACATGTAACTGCACTCTCATTTTCAGCCCATGGACAGTTCCTGGCATCAGCGGAACACAATCAATGTATTAACATTTGGTCGACCGAGGTATTATTTGGTAACCTATTTTTTGATTCGAGTTATCGATATCGTGTTATTGTAGCacttaatcaaaataatattccTCTAATCAACTTTTACTGCATCCTTAAACAAAATCAGACCTGGACGCCGGTTTTCATCGGCAAATCCAATTTAAACGCAGTCCTTCAAGGGTTTTCTTGGTTGTCACCGAGCTCCACAACCGATACTGACTGTAAATTAGTTGTCAACTCAACCACTAAAAAG ATTCAAGTAATTGAATATAAGAAAGATGGATGGCCAAAGTTTTTGCAGCAGACACAGATCAATTTACCAAACAAAAATCGGTTTTAA
- the LOC124352644 gene encoding F-box-like/WD repeat-containing protein TBL1XR1 isoform X3, whose protein sequence is MPLFPAPLQFMETDRAVVITTKKQQRWISRFHPTKPILACGSCQVVLFKTTNASSPFLHWREKQMKFGPSLNKRITALEWNLSGTQLAIGCEDGDVIVWNYPNVDIVFQINRHLNGVHDIKWNPFEHDVLATIQSGQTRLLIWHSYIRLHSKSNLYCTIEESNKDCNRQIKWVSSVEYKRITLVEWIAKNVVALGFSNGLIEITEIDECESARSRVIQKFKHNDGITSLIWNERIQYLASSSYDKTIKVWSINTNKPIHNQSFDSYCYTLAWRPNGKIGDGIEDTRKMQDNFNFACGLKDGSIVMWNPLDNFAEKKKLKIDGHVTALSFSAHGQFLASAEHNQCINIWSTEVLFDLDAGFHRQIQFKRSPSRVFLVVTELHNRY, encoded by the exons ATGCCACTATTCCCAGCTCCAC TTCAGTTCATGGAAACTGACAGGGCAGTGGTGATAACAACTAAAAAGCAACAACGTTGGATATCCCGTTTCCATCCAACTAAGCCAATTCTAGCCTGCGGTTCTTGTCAAGTAGTTTTATTTAAGACAACTAATGCTTCCTCCCCTTTTTTACATTGgagggaaaaacaaatgaaatttggCCCAAGTCTAAACAAGCGAATTACTGCACTTGAATGGAAc ttaagtGGGACCCAACTGGCTATCGGATGCGAAGACGGCGATGTCATTGTCTGGAATTATCCAAACGTCGATATCGTTTTCCAAATAAATCGCCATTTAAATGGGGTTCATGATATTAAATGGAATCCATTTGAACATGATGTTTTGGCTACTATTCAAAGT GGTCAAACAAGATTGCTGATATGGCATTCTTACATAAGGCTTCACTCAAAGTCAAATCTTTACTGCACAATTGAGGAATCAAACAAAGATTGCAACAGACAAATCAAATGGGTTTCTAGCGTTGAATACAAGAGAATAACCCTGGTGGAATGGATCGCAAAAAACGTCGTAGCTCTCGGTTTTTCCAATGGCCTTATCGAGATTACTGAAATTGATGAATGTGAATCAGCAAGGAGTCGAGTCatacaaaaattcaaacacaat GATGGCATAACCTCCTTGATTTGGAATGAAAGAATTCAATATTTGGCATCCAGTTCATATGACAAAACGATCAAG GTTTGGTCCATAAACACGAACAAGCCCATACACAACCAAAGCTTTGATTCCTATTGCTACACATTGGCTTGGAGGCCGAACGGGAAAATAGGAGACGGAATTGAGGATACTAGGAAAATGCAagacaatttcaatttcgcttg TGGATTAAAAGATGGGTCCATTGTGATGTGGAATCCGTTAGATAATTtcgcggaaaaaaagaaattaaaaattgatggACATGTAACTGCACTCTCATTTTCAGCCCATGGACAGTTCCTGGCATCAGCGGAACACAATCAATGTATTAACATTTGGTCGACCGAGGTATTATTTG ACCTGGACGCCGGTTTTCATCGGCAAATCCAATTTAAACGCAGTCCTTCAAGGGTTTTCTTGGTTGTCACCGAGCTCCACAACCGATACTGA
- the LOC124352644 gene encoding F-box-like/WD repeat-containing protein TBL1XR1 isoform X2, translated as MPLFPAPLQFMETDRAVVITTKKQQRWISRFHPTKPILACGSCQVVLFKTTNASSPFLHWREKQMKFGPSLNKRITALEWNLSGTQLAIGCEDGDVIVWNYPNVDIVFQINRHLNGVHDIKWNPFEHDVLATIQSGQTRLLIWHSYIRLHSKSNLYCTIEESNKDCNRQIKWVSSVEYKRITLVEWIAKNVVALGFSNGLIEITEIDECESARSRVIQKFKHNDGITSLIWNERIQYLASSSYDKTIKVWSINTNKPIHNQSFDSYCYTLAWRPNGKIGDGIEDTRKMQDNFNFACGLKDGSIVMWNPLDNFAEKKKLKIDGHVTALSFSAHGQFLASAEHNQCINIWSTETWTPVFIGKSNLNAVLQGFSWLSPSSTTDTDCKLVVNSTTKKIQVIEYKKDGWPKFLQQTQINLPNKNRF; from the exons ATGCCACTATTCCCAGCTCCAC TTCAGTTCATGGAAACTGACAGGGCAGTGGTGATAACAACTAAAAAGCAACAACGTTGGATATCCCGTTTCCATCCAACTAAGCCAATTCTAGCCTGCGGTTCTTGTCAAGTAGTTTTATTTAAGACAACTAATGCTTCCTCCCCTTTTTTACATTGgagggaaaaacaaatgaaatttggCCCAAGTCTAAACAAGCGAATTACTGCACTTGAATGGAAc ttaagtGGGACCCAACTGGCTATCGGATGCGAAGACGGCGATGTCATTGTCTGGAATTATCCAAACGTCGATATCGTTTTCCAAATAAATCGCCATTTAAATGGGGTTCATGATATTAAATGGAATCCATTTGAACATGATGTTTTGGCTACTATTCAAAGT GGTCAAACAAGATTGCTGATATGGCATTCTTACATAAGGCTTCACTCAAAGTCAAATCTTTACTGCACAATTGAGGAATCAAACAAAGATTGCAACAGACAAATCAAATGGGTTTCTAGCGTTGAATACAAGAGAATAACCCTGGTGGAATGGATCGCAAAAAACGTCGTAGCTCTCGGTTTTTCCAATGGCCTTATCGAGATTACTGAAATTGATGAATGTGAATCAGCAAGGAGTCGAGTCatacaaaaattcaaacacaat GATGGCATAACCTCCTTGATTTGGAATGAAAGAATTCAATATTTGGCATCCAGTTCATATGACAAAACGATCAAG GTTTGGTCCATAAACACGAACAAGCCCATACACAACCAAAGCTTTGATTCCTATTGCTACACATTGGCTTGGAGGCCGAACGGGAAAATAGGAGACGGAATTGAGGATACTAGGAAAATGCAagacaatttcaatttcgcttg TGGATTAAAAGATGGGTCCATTGTGATGTGGAATCCGTTAGATAATTtcgcggaaaaaaagaaattaaaaattgatggACATGTAACTGCACTCTCATTTTCAGCCCATGGACAGTTCCTGGCATCAGCGGAACACAATCAATGTATTAACATTTGGTCGACCGAG ACCTGGACGCCGGTTTTCATCGGCAAATCCAATTTAAACGCAGTCCTTCAAGGGTTTTCTTGGTTGTCACCGAGCTCCACAACCGATACTGACTGTAAATTAGTTGTCAACTCAACCACTAAAAAG ATTCAAGTAATTGAATATAAGAAAGATGGATGGCCAAAGTTTTTGCAGCAGACACAGATCAATTTACCAAACAAAAATCGGTTTTAA
- the LOC124352645 gene encoding uncharacterized protein LOC124352645: MKPNSIIATSWVLVLFLCTSQKFVSVVLSEDSAVSMLDNYVHLARDQGNNRTNNVETIFTTIGIAASLITIAEVINRRILPQPTTLLDTLDVVRRLEDLVIPDDGRQYKDAEDTILRGLYDMSVMTTNNSSEFQTLWWLDRARYLDGEIILLMEGLLGQQIAGSDLMDNIQDNLKCDAIQISEKLKRYNDLIESGSIAFNYFSGLGNMPAQEVSRRKAAMRERNIKILARNEQLIGECFQRQLSQVRSESMSTEEVSEQVAQVISTRYPLPTRWIVAVYTDDRDSVSRAAIKPIKPKLSANFNIKNVNGFHVALFPFLEGKMPHIIDGRRVDEFCARPVKGAGQMPTCDVGSTDGEYVYDELRRLGIVPDPLDLIVVPTEGQLSVRTVPLGSLPPFFAKNYPDFNIIVF; encoded by the exons ATGAAGCCGAATTCCATCATAGCGACTTCATGGGTGCTTGTGCTCTTTCTCTGCACTAGCCAGAAATTTGTTTCCGTTGTTCTTAGTGAGGATTCTGCGGTCAGCATGTTGGACAACTATGTACATCTAGCACGAGACCAAGGAAATAATCGGACAAACAATGTCGAAACCATTTTTACTACCATCGGTATCGCGGCTTCCCTGATCACCATCGCGGAAGTCATCAACCGTCGGATTTTGCCACAACCGACGACACTGTTGGACACACTAGACGTTGTCCGGCGATTAGAAGACCTCGTCATTCCCGATGACGGCCGCCAATACAAGGATGCAGAAGACACAATTTTGAGAGGTTTGTACGATATGAGTGTGATGACGACCAACAACTCATCCGAGTTCCAGACACTGTGGTGGCTTGATCGAGCCCGCTATTTGGATGGAGAAATTATTCTTCTTATGGAAGGTTTACTCGGCCAACAGATCGCTGGCTCAGATTTAATGGACAACATCCAAGATAATCTAAAG tGCGATGCCATCCAGATTTCGGAAAAACTGAAGCGATACAACGATCTTATTGAAAGCGGATCGATTGCTTTCAATTACTTCTCTGGACTAGGGAATATGCCTGCACA GGAAGTGAGTCGGAGAAAGGCCGCCATGCGAGAACGCAACATAAAAATACTGGCACGTAACGAACAGCTGATTGGAGAGTGTTTCCAACGTCAATTAAGCCAAGTCCGAAGTGAATCAATGTCTACAGAAGAAGTTTCCGAGCAAGTGGCGCAAGTGATATCTACCCGTTATCCATTGCCAACACGATGGATCGTCGCTGTCTACACGGACGACCGAGATTCAGTCTCACGCGCCGCTATCAAACCAATCAAACCTAAACTTTCAGCCAACTTCAACATCAAAAACGTCAACGGTTTTCACGTCGCTTTATTCCCGTTCCTGGAAGGGAAAATGCCCCACATCATCGACGGCCGGCGTGTGGACGAATTCTGTGCTCGACCCGTTAAAGGCGCTGGACAAATGCCGACATGTGACGTTGGCAGCACCGACGGAGAATACGTCTACGATGAACTGAGACGACTAGGTATTGTTCCTGATCCCCTCGATCTAATTGTTGTTCCTACTGAAGGACAACTTAGCGTCAGGACAGTTCCTCTTGGCAGTTTACCGCCGTTTTTCGCTAAAAACTATCCCGATTTCAATATTATCGTGTTTTAA
- the LOC124352649 gene encoding RNA-binding protein 48-like: protein MENTFVLSKQIHHERQELCTNRPRYRQGKKLTAVKVYSVVDESQYLLIDRVPAIAVMAELETLCQGFGSIEYLKHLPDYPTEKFCEVFQVKFHTIQSARFAKHKMDDRNFYGGTLHVCYAPELETLNDTRSKLNNRRQEIENKLKAPQNRKHKLSATSTSAEQVHCPSLVIEEPISDSNAECFTTTEPPNSEESQKVTVVGKQPQPVYEPPKKRIVYHVSSKTPR, encoded by the exons atggagaataCTTTTGTTCTTAGCAAACAAATTCACCATGAGAGACAGGAGCTTTGCACAAATCGTCCAAGGTACCGACAAGGGAAGAAACTAACTGCTGTGAAG GTATATTCTGTGGTTGATGAGTCTCAGTATCTGTTGATAGACAGAGTGCCTGCCATAGCTGTAATGGCTGAACTAGAAACACTGTGTCAAGGGTTCGGAAGCATTGAATATCTGAAACATTTACCTGATTATCCCActgaaaaattttgtgaagTGTTTCAGGTTAAGTTTCATACAATACAGTCAGCCAGATTtgcaaaacataaaatggATGACAGAAATTTTTACGGAGGAACACT ACATGTTTGTTATGCACCAGAGCTCGAGACATTAAATGACACTCGTTCCAAGTTAAACAACAGGAGGCAAGAAATCGAGAACAAACTGAAAGCTCCCCAAAATCGAAAACATAAACTGTCAGCAACATCAACTTCAGCAGAGCAAGTTCATTGTCCTTCATTGGTGATCGAGGAACCTATATCTGATTCAAATGCCGAGTGCTTTACCACAACCGAACCTCCCAATTCAGAAGAATCTCAAAAAGTAACTGTGGTGGGAAAGCAACCTCAACCTGTTTATGAACCTCCCAAAAAGCGTATTGTGTATCATGTCTCTAGTAAGACGCCTCGTTGA
- the LOC124352651 gene encoding tetratricopeptide repeat protein 36-like isoform X1 — MAPPPLALPFLIIEFRSVAQQYLLHSFMATSNDRAILNSIINPLLANDEFKALDDAREDIDEIDNSENEKSAKEFEKQGVIFAESGKMDEALKMFNNAIDSSPMWASAYNNRAQALRLLKRNEEAMEDLNKAIELSQGRGKAACQAYCQRAMLYHYAGNEELAFTDWESASNLGSQFAKNQLIQKNPYAALCNKMLHDVFKNLKEGSPVK, encoded by the exons ATGGCTCCACCTCCTTTGGCGCTTCCATTTTTGATTATCGAGTTCAGATCAGTGGCGCAACAG tatttACTTCATTCATTTATGGCTACCTCAAATGATCGAGCCATATTGAATAGCATTATCAACCCACTCTTGGCTAACGACGAATTTAAAGCGCTTGATGATGCAAGAGAAGATATTGATGAAATAG ATAActctgaaaatgaaaaaagtgcAAAAGAGTTTGAAAAACAAGGAGTTATCTTTGCTGAGTCTGGAAAAATGGATGAAGCATTGAAAATGTTCAACAATGCAATTGATTCATCACCAATGTGGGCTTCAGCATATAATAATAGAGCTCAAGCATTACGGCttctcaaaagaaatgaag AAGCTATGGAAGATCTAAATAAAGCCATAGAACTTAGCCAAGGGAGAGGAAAAGCTGCTTGCCAGGCTTACTGCCAGAGGGCAATGCTCTATCACTATGCAGGCAATGAAGAACTTGCCTTCACAGACTGGGAATCTGCAAGTAATTTGGGGAGCCAGTTTGCTAAGAATCAGCTAATTCAAAAAAACCCTTATGCTGCATTGTGCAACAAAATGCTTCACGATGTTTTTAAGAATTTAAAGGAAGGTAGCCCCGTTAAGTAG
- the LOC124352651 gene encoding tetratricopeptide repeat protein 36-like isoform X2, whose product MATSNDRAILNSIINPLLANDEFKALDDAREDIDEIDNSENEKSAKEFEKQGVIFAESGKMDEALKMFNNAIDSSPMWASAYNNRAQALRLLKRNEEAMEDLNKAIELSQGRGKAACQAYCQRAMLYHYAGNEELAFTDWESASNLGSQFAKNQLIQKNPYAALCNKMLHDVFKNLKEGSPVK is encoded by the exons ATGGCTACCTCAAATGATCGAGCCATATTGAATAGCATTATCAACCCACTCTTGGCTAACGACGAATTTAAAGCGCTTGATGATGCAAGAGAAGATATTGATGAAATAG ATAActctgaaaatgaaaaaagtgcAAAAGAGTTTGAAAAACAAGGAGTTATCTTTGCTGAGTCTGGAAAAATGGATGAAGCATTGAAAATGTTCAACAATGCAATTGATTCATCACCAATGTGGGCTTCAGCATATAATAATAGAGCTCAAGCATTACGGCttctcaaaagaaatgaag AAGCTATGGAAGATCTAAATAAAGCCATAGAACTTAGCCAAGGGAGAGGAAAAGCTGCTTGCCAGGCTTACTGCCAGAGGGCAATGCTCTATCACTATGCAGGCAATGAAGAACTTGCCTTCACAGACTGGGAATCTGCAAGTAATTTGGGGAGCCAGTTTGCTAAGAATCAGCTAATTCAAAAAAACCCTTATGCTGCATTGTGCAACAAAATGCTTCACGATGTTTTTAAGAATTTAAAGGAAGGTAGCCCCGTTAAGTAG
- the LOC124352647 gene encoding translocation protein SEC62-like: MASKLEKRKVSKSKKKDDAEVMHPASKPTSEEIAIAKWIKANVLCKKTKFLSHSVEYFTASKAVDKLLTSPWSTAGKNKEDPLFTTRESIVKYLDLLLRKKFFHRARKIPVSEQELKARAKKKEKKKEIESGKKDKSEAEDEKKGDDGESSHAEEKKEKVKKEKRKIRLDMHLEQIFVDGNDAYVWIYDPIPYYYWLAGGGVVLAAVALCLFPLWPPVVRKGVYYLSIGAAGFLMFIFGLAVLRVLVFCLLWLISMGRHHLWIFPNLTEDVGFFASFWPLWKYECRDKESSNNKSKKNNGKKKSSDDENEDKEEESGKEEESSKEDAQLENNEEADDKSETESEQTGKDFEMIEKDDEQ, translated from the exons ATGGCTAGTAAAttagagaagagaaaagtctccaagtcaaagaaaaaagat GATGCTGAAGTAATGCACCCAGCCAGCAAGCCCACAAGTGAAGAAATTGCAATTGCCAAATGGATTAAAGCAAATGttctttgcaagaaaaccAAATTCCTCAGTCATAGTGTGGAATATTTTACAGCCTCCAAAGCAGTTGACAAACTTCTGACATCCCCATGGAGCACAgcaggaaaaaataaagaagatccTCTATTTACTACACGAGAATCTATTGTCAAGTATCTTGATCT GCTTCTAcgtaaaaaattctttcacaGAGCTAGAAAAATTCCAGTGTCAGAACAAGAACTAAAAGCTcgagcaaaaaagaaagaaaaaaagaaggaaatcgaAAGTGGAAAGAAAGACAAATCTGAAGCTGAAGATGAAAAGAAAGGGGATGATGGTGAGAGTAGCCatgctgaagaaaaaaaggaaaaggtgaaaaaagagaagcgtAAAATTCGCCTCGATATGCATTTAGAACAGATATTTGTCGATGGAAATGATGCATACGTATGGATATATGATCCCATACCATATTACTACTGGCTTGCGGGTGGAGGTGTAGTTTTAGCCGCCGTGGCTCTTTGTCTTTTCCCACTGTGGCCGCCTGTTGTAAG GAAAGGTGTCTATTACTTGAGTATCGGAGCTGCAGGATTTCTGATGTTCATTTTTGGGCTTGCTGTTCTACGAGTGCtcgttttttgtcttttgtggTTGATATCGATGGGTCGTCACCACCTTTGGATTTTCCCAAATCTCACAGAGGACGTTGGATTTTTCGCCTCGTTTTGGCCGCTGTGGAAA TACGAATGCCGAGACAAGGAATCCTCAAATAacaagagtaaaaaaaataatggcaaGAAAAAGTCATCTGATGATGAAAATGaggacaaagaagaagaaagtggtaaagaagaagaaagtagcAAAGAAGATGCACAACTTGAAAATAACGA GGAAGCTGACGACAAATCCGAGACAGAATCGGAACAAACTGGCAAGGATTTCGAAATGattgaaaaagatgatgagCAGTAG